One Pirellulales bacterium DNA segment encodes these proteins:
- the tkt gene encoding transketolase: MSTTLSSAAVSSTPSRPSIEQLAINTIRTLSMDGVQAANSGHPGTPMALAPVAYTLWQNEMRYDPAAPNWPARDRFVLSCGHASMLLYSMLHLAEVRQLDAAGQPTGELACPIEHVKNFRQWHSRCPGHPEHYETSGVETTTGPLGQGCGNSVGMAIASRWLGARFNRPGFRLFDYNVYVICSDGDLMEGVACEAASLAGHLRLDNLCWIYDDNKITIEGETDLAFSEDVGRRFEGLGWNVVHVADANDLDALAGAYRSFHSCQNKPTLIIVRSVIGYGSPNKANTHGAHGAPLGPDEVKLTKQAYGWPDDQTFLVPDEVREHFRQGVQARGERLHATWQNQFADYTRKYPEAAAEWQMIDRGELPANWASEIPEFVADAKGLATRVSGGKVLNAVARQVPWLIGGSADLAPSTMTLLTFDGNGGDFDAHNYGGRNFHFGIREHAMAAALNGMALCKVRPYGATFFVFFDYCKPSVRLSALGKLPVIYIFTHDSIGVGEDGPTHQPIEHLAAARAIPNLIVLRPGDANEVSAAWRTIMPIKDRPTLFVLTRQNLPTLDRTKYASAAGTARGAYVLADAPQVAQTANGLPSVILIGTGSELSLCVEAYEKLAAAGVAARVVSMPSWELFEAQSAEYKESVLPAAVTARVACEAGCKFGWERYLGSRGIFIGMNGYGASAPAGTLYKNFGITTDGIVAAAQSLV, from the coding sequence ATGTCGACCACCCTTTCTTCCGCCGCTGTCAGTTCCACTCCCTCCCGGCCCAGTATCGAGCAACTGGCGATTAACACGATTCGGACGTTGTCCATGGATGGCGTCCAGGCGGCAAATTCCGGCCATCCCGGCACGCCGATGGCCCTAGCTCCCGTGGCGTATACCCTGTGGCAAAACGAGATGCGCTACGACCCCGCCGCCCCTAATTGGCCCGCGCGCGACCGGTTTGTGCTTTCCTGTGGGCATGCGTCGATGCTGTTGTATTCGATGCTGCATCTGGCCGAAGTGCGGCAGTTGGACGCCGCTGGCCAGCCGACGGGGGAACTGGCTTGCCCTATTGAACATGTGAAGAATTTTCGTCAGTGGCACAGCCGCTGCCCGGGCCATCCCGAACATTATGAAACCTCCGGGGTAGAGACCACCACCGGACCCCTCGGCCAGGGCTGCGGCAACAGCGTGGGGATGGCGATTGCCTCGCGGTGGCTAGGCGCGCGGTTCAATCGGCCTGGTTTTAGGCTGTTTGACTATAACGTGTACGTGATTTGCAGTGATGGCGATTTGATGGAAGGGGTCGCCTGCGAGGCCGCCAGTCTGGCGGGGCATTTGCGGCTGGATAATCTGTGTTGGATTTATGACGATAACAAGATCACAATCGAGGGAGAAACCGACCTGGCTTTTTCCGAGGATGTCGGCCGCCGATTCGAGGGGCTGGGCTGGAATGTGGTGCATGTGGCTGACGCCAATGACCTGGACGCCCTGGCCGGTGCGTACCGGTCGTTTCACTCCTGCCAGAATAAGCCCACGCTCATTATCGTGCGCTCGGTTATTGGCTATGGCTCACCGAATAAGGCCAACACGCATGGCGCGCATGGCGCGCCGCTGGGTCCGGATGAAGTCAAACTGACCAAGCAAGCCTATGGCTGGCCGGACGACCAGACATTTCTGGTTCCCGACGAAGTGCGTGAGCATTTTCGCCAGGGGGTGCAGGCCCGGGGCGAACGCCTGCATGCCACGTGGCAAAATCAATTTGCCGATTACACGCGCAAATATCCCGAAGCCGCGGCGGAATGGCAGATGATTGACCGCGGGGAATTGCCCGCAAATTGGGCGAGCGAAATTCCTGAATTTGTCGCCGATGCCAAGGGACTGGCCACCCGCGTGAGTGGCGGCAAGGTACTGAACGCCGTGGCGCGGCAGGTGCCGTGGTTGATTGGCGGTTCGGCCGATCTGGCCCCCTCCACCATGACGCTGTTGACGTTTGACGGCAATGGCGGAGACTTTGACGCTCATAACTATGGCGGGCGAAATTTTCACTTTGGCATTCGCGAACATGCCATGGCCGCTGCTCTGAACGGCATGGCCCTGTGCAAGGTCCGTCCCTACGGCGCGACGTTCTTTGTCTTTTTTGATTACTGCAAACCAAGCGTGCGGCTCAGCGCGCTGGGCAAACTGCCGGTGATTTATATCTTTACGCATGATTCGATCGGCGTGGGTGAGGACGGCCCCACCCACCAGCCGATCGAGCACCTGGCCGCCGCGCGGGCGATTCCCAACCTGATCGTGCTCCGCCCCGGCGACGCGAACGAGGTTTCCGCCGCCTGGCGGACGATCATGCCGATCAAGGACCGGCCCACGCTATTTGTATTGACGCGGCAAAACCTGCCGACGCTGGATCGGACGAAATACGCCAGCGCCGCGGGGACCGCGCGGGGAGCGTATGTGTTGGCCGACGCGCCGCAGGTGGCCCAAACGGCGAATGGCCTGCCCAGTGTGATCCTTATTGGCACGGGGAGCGAGCTTAGCTTGTGCGTGGAAGCGTATGAGAAACTGGCTGCGGCGGGCGTGGCAGCGCGGGTGGTCAGCATGCCCAGTTGGGAACTCTTTGAGGCGCAATCGGCGGAGTATAAAGAGAGCGTGCTTCCCGCCGCGGTGACCGCACGGGTGGCGTGCGAGGCGGGCTGCAAATTTGGTTGGGAGCGGTATCTCGGCAGCCGCGGGATTTTTATCGGGATGAACGGTTACGGGGCCTCCGCTCCGGCGGGGACACTGTACAAGAACTTTGGCATCACGACGGACGGGATCGTGGCCGCGGCGCAGTCGCTGGTGTAG
- a CDS encoding lactonase family protein, with protein sequence MPTSAAERWVWFGTYTGDTSEGIYVSRFDDATGKLSEPKLAAKIASPSFLALHPNGKYLYAVQELDQYKGENSGAINAFAIHDDGTLKPLNEVTSKGAAPCQISVDKTGGTLVAANYTGGSVIAYKLLPDGSIGPESSFHQHAGSSVNPDRQKEPHAHCARLSRDQRYVLACDLGMDQVLVYELDAAAGKLTPHPDKSLSVSPGSGPRHLAFHPHGKKLYILNELLCTVTTFDWDAATATGKEQGVVSTLPAGEQRKNYMSTAEIVAHPNGKFLYASNRGHDTIAVYALDETGVPKLIQNALTGGKTPRNFNIDSSGKWLLAANQDSQSVVVFAIDPANGKLSETDNRVTVDKPVCVVFGN encoded by the coding sequence ATGCCTACATCCGCCGCCGAGCGCTGGGTCTGGTTTGGTACGTACACCGGTGACACCAGCGAGGGAATTTATGTCAGCCGCTTTGATGACGCCACGGGCAAACTGAGCGAACCAAAACTCGCGGCCAAGATCGCCAGTCCGTCGTTTTTAGCCCTGCACCCCAATGGCAAATACTTGTACGCGGTCCAGGAACTGGATCAATACAAAGGGGAAAACAGCGGCGCAATCAACGCCTTTGCCATTCATGATGACGGCACGCTGAAGCCCTTGAATGAAGTGACATCCAAGGGAGCGGCCCCCTGCCAAATCAGCGTCGACAAAACCGGCGGGACGCTGGTCGCGGCTAACTATACCGGCGGCAGTGTGATCGCCTACAAATTGTTGCCGGATGGCTCGATCGGGCCGGAAAGCTCGTTTCACCAGCACGCGGGATCCAGTGTCAACCCCGATCGCCAAAAAGAACCACACGCCCATTGCGCGCGGTTGAGTCGCGATCAGCGATATGTTCTGGCCTGTGATCTAGGCATGGACCAGGTGCTGGTGTATGAACTGGACGCGGCCGCGGGAAAGCTGACACCCCACCCAGATAAGTCGCTTTCTGTCTCTCCCGGCAGTGGACCGCGTCATTTGGCCTTTCATCCCCATGGCAAAAAGCTGTATATCCTGAACGAACTCCTTTGCACGGTGACCACTTTTGACTGGGACGCGGCGACGGCAACCGGCAAAGAGCAAGGCGTGGTCAGCACCCTGCCCGCGGGGGAACAGCGTAAAAATTACATGAGCACGGCGGAGATTGTCGCCCATCCGAATGGCAAATTTTTATATGCGTCGAACCGGGGCCATGACACAATCGCCGTGTATGCCCTGGATGAAACGGGCGTGCCAAAACTGATCCAAAACGCCCTGACAGGGGGGAAGACACCCCGTAACTTTAACATCGATTCCAGTGGCAAATGGCTCTTGGCGGCAAACCAGGATTCGCAAAGCGTGGTGGTCTTTGCCATTGATCCCGCAAACGGCAAGCTGAGCGAGACGGACAACCGCGTGACCGTGGATAAGCCGGTGTGCGTGGTGTTTGGGAATTAA
- a CDS encoding pilus assembly protein TadG-related protein has product MTATYPRVNEELLDRDPPLSLHQRLSRVHPYRQLSQHAKRAGNVMMLTLFLLVGLLGCVAFAVDLGYLSMARTELQRTADAAALAAGWDLLNNNAVKFDFDMQAEITAARAQAQSYSLLNTVCNTGPSLDANTSNSQSGDIVIGYLSNPSDPACAWSFNNSQLFNAVQVTVNRGINQNGEVPLFFSRIWGLTGQTMSATATAALNNNFGGFEISSGGGGNLQILPFALDEVTWNALMNGNGSDNYSYDPATGNVTSGSDGVLEVNLYPQGTGSPGNRGTVDIGGGNNSTNDIARQIVDGISPADLEALGKPLKLNESGELTLNGDTGISAGVKDELASIIGQPRIIPIFRTVVGPGNNATYTIVKFAGVRLLNVKLTGSMSSKKVMIQPARLVVKGGIPSTTQGTSYFLYSPVRLVR; this is encoded by the coding sequence ATGACCGCGACCTATCCACGGGTTAACGAAGAATTGCTGGATCGCGACCCGCCGCTTTCGCTACATCAACGCTTGTCCCGCGTCCACCCGTATCGGCAACTGAGCCAGCATGCCAAACGCGCAGGCAACGTGATGATGCTGACGTTGTTTTTGCTGGTGGGTCTCTTGGGATGCGTGGCGTTTGCCGTCGATTTGGGGTATTTGTCGATGGCCCGCACGGAATTGCAACGCACCGCGGATGCGGCCGCCCTGGCGGCGGGATGGGATTTATTAAACAACAACGCCGTCAAATTTGACTTTGACATGCAGGCGGAAATCACCGCCGCCCGCGCCCAGGCCCAATCCTATTCCTTGTTGAACACGGTTTGCAACACCGGCCCGTCCCTGGATGCGAACACTTCCAACAGTCAATCCGGCGATATCGTGATAGGATATTTATCCAACCCGTCCGATCCCGCCTGCGCGTGGAGTTTTAATAACTCCCAGCTATTTAACGCCGTGCAGGTCACGGTGAATCGCGGCATCAACCAAAACGGCGAAGTGCCGTTGTTTTTCTCGCGGATTTGGGGACTCACGGGACAAACCATGTCCGCCACCGCCACGGCCGCGCTCAACAATAACTTTGGCGGATTTGAGATCTCTAGCGGGGGCGGGGGAAATCTACAAATCCTCCCCTTTGCCCTGGATGAAGTGACCTGGAATGCGCTAATGAACGGAAACGGCAGCGACAATTATTCTTACGACCCAGCCACGGGCAATGTTACCAGCGGATCCGATGGCGTGCTGGAAGTCAACCTCTACCCACAAGGAACCGGTTCGCCCGGTAATCGCGGCACGGTCGATATCGGCGGCGGAAACAACAGCACCAATGACATCGCCCGCCAAATTGTCGATGGCATCAGCCCCGCGGATCTGGAAGCCCTGGGCAAACCCCTCAAACTAAACGAATCCGGCGAATTGACCCTCAACGGCGACACGGGCATTAGCGCGGGCGTCAAAGACGAGCTGGCCAGCATTATTGGCCAGCCCCGGATCATTCCGATCTTTCGCACGGTGGTCGGCCCGGGAAATAACGCCACCTACACCATCGTAAAGTTTGCGGGCGTGCGTCTATTGAATGTCAAGCTGACGGGGAGCATGTCCAGCAAAAAAGTCATGATTCAACCCGCGCGCCTGGTCGTCAAAGGGGGCATCCCCAGCACCACCCAAGGGACAAGCTATTTTCTGTACTCGCCGGTGCGGCTGGTACGGTAG
- a CDS encoding PSD1 and planctomycete cytochrome C domain-containing protein: MSKYLHHLGYNFWLALLIFYGSGLFLFAVAIAEDAAVEPAADSANNASMASSEVPQEKDYTPAQVRQFVQQVRPLLASRCFACHGAEKAEGGLRLDTRDAALAGGDNGPSVVPGSVEKSLLLTAINHANVDLKMPPKEKLSVKEITLLEQWIRDGAAWPAEEVVRENGNPMPQGDPQNTAQATSPGEAVATAGSALENPQNPVTVRFLGERLDLWSLKPVLPQPVPRHVNPWIVNDIDQWTFTRLVEQKIPPPPRADARTLIRRLYLDLTGLPPTPEQLRGWMEKFEQADQSAKQDSVATRQVCEALVDDLLSSPRYGEHFARMWLDVVRYSDSNGFDWDEFRPQAWRYRDYVIRSFNADKPYDQFIREQLAGDELLAGPPQSPAEQDFLLATGYLRLGPFDNAAPLFNEQDRSRAELLADLTETTGSAFLGLTLSCCRCHDHKYDPLLHADHYRLRSFFAAVKFADDLPLDLAAEQDAQNQHNAALDERLQPLRDELTKHEKAPEGETDSAKATREAALAATREKIAAIDSERLQPTLGLLMTDQPAEVPTLHVLANGDHISPQAAVQPGFISVLDPQPASISTPAHGRTTGRRLALANWIASPTNPLTARVMVNRVWLQMLGQPLVATPNDFGLAGSRPVDQELLDYLADRFIKENWSVKQLVRHIATSATYCQTSTYGEAAYPLRNPRRLTAEQLRDALLQTSGLLTDKTGGAPVWPDLPTEVLEANPAFLDDNAEKTKGWYPSPAAEQGARSVFLIQKRTVRVPLMEVLDLPDNSVSCARRNVSTVPTQAFSLLNSPLAVEAARAFARRVAEETTNSEPGRPDTIRQIQTAFSLALQREADAAELAICEKLLAERSLEELCRVILNLNEFAYVE, encoded by the coding sequence ATGAGCAAATATCTTCATCACCTGGGATACAATTTTTGGCTGGCACTGCTGATTTTTTACGGTAGCGGTCTTTTTCTTTTCGCGGTGGCCATCGCTGAAGACGCAGCGGTCGAACCGGCGGCCGACTCTGCAAATAACGCCTCCATGGCCAGTTCGGAGGTTCCCCAAGAAAAAGATTACACGCCCGCGCAAGTGCGGCAGTTTGTCCAGCAGGTGCGGCCGCTCTTGGCTAGTCGGTGTTTTGCCTGTCACGGCGCGGAAAAAGCCGAAGGGGGGTTGCGGCTGGATACGCGTGACGCGGCTTTGGCGGGAGGAGACAACGGCCCCTCGGTGGTCCCTGGTTCGGTGGAAAAATCGCTGCTCCTTACGGCGATCAACCACGCCAACGTGGACCTAAAAATGCCGCCCAAGGAAAAGTTATCGGTTAAGGAAATCACGTTATTGGAACAATGGATCAGGGATGGCGCGGCATGGCCGGCGGAAGAGGTTGTGCGGGAAAACGGGAACCCAATGCCGCAGGGGGATCCTCAAAATACGGCGCAAGCTACCTCGCCCGGCGAGGCTGTGGCCACAGCCGGTAGTGCCTTGGAAAATCCGCAAAATCCCGTCACGGTGCGGTTTTTGGGAGAACGGCTCGATCTATGGTCCTTAAAGCCAGTTCTGCCGCAACCCGTGCCACGTCATGTGAATCCCTGGATCGTTAACGACATCGATCAATGGACTTTTACGCGACTGGTCGAACAAAAAATTCCTCCCCCGCCACGGGCCGACGCCCGCACGTTGATCCGGCGACTCTATTTAGATCTAACGGGATTGCCTCCCACGCCGGAGCAACTGCGTGGATGGATGGAGAAATTTGAGCAGGCGGACCAGTCAGCCAAACAGGATTCTGTCGCAACTAGACAAGTGTGCGAGGCTCTGGTCGATGATTTACTGTCCAGTCCCCGCTATGGCGAGCATTTTGCCCGTATGTGGCTGGATGTGGTTCGTTATAGCGACAGTAACGGTTTTGACTGGGACGAATTTCGCCCCCAGGCGTGGCGCTATCGTGATTATGTGATCCGCTCTTTTAACGCTGATAAACCGTACGATCAATTCATCCGCGAGCAGCTTGCCGGGGACGAACTGCTGGCTGGTCCGCCGCAATCCCCCGCCGAACAAGATTTTCTCTTGGCGACGGGCTATCTGCGATTAGGCCCCTTTGACAATGCCGCGCCGCTGTTTAATGAACAAGACCGCAGCCGGGCCGAGTTATTAGCCGACCTGACCGAGACCACCGGCAGCGCGTTTCTGGGTCTGACCCTTAGTTGTTGCCGCTGCCACGACCACAAATACGATCCGCTCTTGCATGCCGACCATTACCGCCTGCGGTCATTCTTTGCCGCGGTCAAATTTGCCGACGACCTGCCGTTGGACCTGGCCGCGGAACAAGACGCGCAAAATCAGCACAACGCCGCCCTGGACGAACGCCTGCAGCCTTTGCGGGACGAACTGACCAAGCACGAAAAAGCTCCCGAAGGAGAAACCGACTCGGCCAAAGCCACCCGCGAGGCGGCATTGGCCGCCACACGGGAAAAAATTGCCGCGATTGATAGTGAACGACTCCAGCCCACGTTGGGCCTGCTCATGACGGATCAACCGGCGGAAGTCCCCACGCTGCATGTCCTGGCCAACGGCGACCACATATCGCCCCAGGCCGCTGTGCAACCGGGATTTATTTCCGTTCTAGATCCCCAACCCGCCAGCATTTCCACTCCGGCTCATGGGCGTACTACCGGCAGGCGGCTGGCCCTGGCGAATTGGATCGCCTCCCCCACAAATCCCCTCACCGCACGGGTGATGGTCAATCGTGTCTGGCTGCAAATGCTGGGGCAGCCGCTGGTGGCCACGCCCAACGATTTTGGACTGGCGGGATCGCGGCCGGTTGATCAAGAGCTATTAGATTACCTAGCCGACCGTTTTATAAAGGAAAATTGGTCGGTGAAACAACTGGTGCGTCACATAGCCACCAGCGCAACCTATTGTCAGACATCCACTTATGGAGAAGCGGCGTATCCCCTGCGTAATCCGCGGCGATTGACGGCCGAGCAACTGCGGGACGCCCTGTTGCAAACCAGCGGTCTGCTAACGGATAAAACCGGGGGAGCTCCGGTGTGGCCGGACTTGCCCACAGAAGTGCTGGAAGCGAATCCGGCGTTTTTGGACGACAATGCGGAGAAGACCAAGGGGTGGTATCCCTCGCCAGCGGCGGAGCAAGGGGCGCGGAGCGTGTTTCTCATTCAAAAGCGAACCGTGCGAGTACCGCTAATGGAAGTGTTGGACTTGCCGGATAATAGTGTCTCTTGCGCGCGGCGCAATGTTTCGACGGTGCCGACACAAGCGTTCAGCCTGTTAAATAGCCCGTTGGCGGTGGAGGCGGCGCGGGCCTTTGCCCGGCGGGTGGCGGAGGAGACGACCAATAGCGAACCAGGACGCCCCGATACTATCCGGCAGATTCAAACAGCGTTTTCACTGGCCTTGCAACGCGAGGCGGACGCGGCGGAACTGGCAATTTGCGAAAAGCTACTGGCGGAGCGGTCGCTCGAGGAACTTTGCCGGGTGATCCTCAATTTGAATGAGTTTGCGTACGTGGAGTGA
- a CDS encoding DUF1501 domain-containing protein: MLPPSRRDFLSRLGCGFGALAYSALASAQVRAADTGTPTTAGTATPPAHGAARQPVIDPLRPYAPRPPHFNPRAKSVIFLFMVGGPSQIDTFDYKPTLQKLNGQPLPDSIKSAIAATKFANVTHGCKEELLASPYKWSQYGQSGLWVSELFPHVAKHVDKLCLIHSLQADSNNHAPASYQLHTGDVRAGKASLGSWTTYGLGSENQDLPGYVVLFDAGPLGGANNYTNGFLPAAFQPTRLRDQGTPVLDLLPPEEFAPGQRASLDALRELNLRHRQTRQGFTEFDARLASYELSYRMQASALAVGNLAEETAATQTAYGLDHGEERTRNFGRKCLLARRLVERGVRFVQLYDMPDKDGWDAHDSLTKNHTPRALWTDQPVAALLEDLSQRGLLDETLVIWASEFGRTPLMQGNNGRNHNSAGFTIWMAGGGVKPGQRIGATDELGYMAVDQPIHFRDLHATILAALGLHCDDLFFTTSGRDERLTGVAGSAKIIPGVLA, encoded by the coding sequence ATGCTCCCCCCTTCCCGCCGCGATTTCCTTTCCCGCCTGGGCTGTGGCTTTGGCGCGCTGGCGTATTCGGCGTTGGCCTCGGCCCAGGTTCGTGCGGCGGATACCGGAACACCTACCACTGCGGGCACCGCAACCCCACCCGCGCACGGGGCCGCCCGGCAGCCCGTCATCGACCCGCTCCGTCCCTATGCCCCCCGCCCGCCCCATTTTAACCCACGGGCCAAGTCGGTTATTTTTCTCTTTATGGTCGGGGGGCCATCGCAGATCGACACGTTTGATTACAAGCCCACGTTGCAAAAGCTAAACGGCCAGCCGCTGCCGGATTCCATTAAATCCGCCATCGCCGCGACCAAATTTGCCAATGTCACCCACGGTTGCAAGGAAGAACTGTTGGCTAGCCCCTACAAGTGGAGCCAGTATGGCCAAAGCGGCCTATGGGTGAGCGAGCTTTTCCCCCATGTGGCCAAACATGTGGACAAACTTTGCTTGATTCATTCCCTGCAGGCGGATTCTAACAATCACGCCCCCGCCAGTTATCAGTTGCACACGGGCGATGTCCGCGCCGGAAAGGCAAGCCTGGGTAGCTGGACCACCTATGGCTTGGGATCGGAAAATCAAGACTTGCCCGGTTACGTGGTGCTGTTTGACGCGGGGCCGCTGGGCGGGGCGAATAATTACACCAATGGTTTTTTGCCGGCGGCGTTTCAGCCGACCCGGCTGCGGGACCAGGGGACGCCGGTGCTGGACCTCTTGCCGCCGGAGGAATTTGCCCCGGGGCAGCGCGCCAGTTTGGATGCCTTGCGCGAATTAAATTTGCGTCATCGCCAGACACGGCAGGGCTTTACCGAATTTGACGCCCGGCTGGCCAGTTATGAATTGTCGTACCGCATGCAGGCCAGCGCGCTGGCGGTGGGAAACCTGGCCGAGGAAACCGCCGCCACGCAAACCGCTTATGGCCTGGATCATGGCGAAGAACGGACCCGCAATTTTGGCCGCAAATGCCTGCTGGCCCGGCGGTTGGTCGAGCGTGGCGTGCGCTTTGTCCAGTTGTACGATATGCCGGACAAGGATGGCTGGGACGCGCATGACAGCCTGACAAAAAACCACACGCCCCGCGCGCTCTGGACCGATCAACCCGTGGCCGCCCTGCTCGAGGATCTCTCGCAGCGCGGCCTCTTGGACGAGACGCTGGTGATCTGGGCCAGCGAATTTGGCCGCACACCGCTCATGCAGGGGAACAACGGCCGCAACCATAATTCCGCGGGGTTTACCATTTGGATGGCAGGGGGCGGGGTAAAGCCGGGCCAGCGGATCGGCGCGACCGACGAACTGGGCTACATGGCGGTGGACCAACCAATCCATTTTCGCGATTTGCACGCCACCATTTTAGCGGCATTGGGCCTGCACTGCGACGATTTGTTTTTTACGACCAGCGGCCGGGACGAACGGCTGACCGGCGTGGCGGGAAGCGCAAAAATTATTCCGGGGGTGCTGGCATGA
- a CDS encoding restriction endonuclease, whose product MTIALSSTSKYASESALPGGVERYFDTLVLILKQIRDNDSTSEGLVDWMMRQFPQVTSRSAINSQLSTLARLELWTQVHDICKLTPTGTALLSTYETNIANAQQMIIDLKYSICLGYAELLECLSSGPKSSEELSNHLTQTLDVNWTSPNQSSFRMYWLRSLGCVEREGTEYRLTEAGFNAYRRLQVANEISANCNSVPAKTEIELLHPPYGQSVQELADRLQSMATIGGDGRDFEVVTEAAFQFLGFDTQLISGSGNPDVLIFANMGEKSYRVVIDSKSRTSGIVQQNDVHINVLLQQKQRASADFVMVLGAAFAGGNLEEFAKSHQVRLLSVPELHELLIAHARSAFTLDGLRQLFDGGGKTDESVLSDLLSQSESQGELMQIAYKVFAAVLKYQDRPGALHTDSLFFILGCEHPLSTIRMTVDFLTSELICGLGVTRGESLYTRVSTQTLLRKLAQISRAMSG is encoded by the coding sequence ATGACAATAGCACTAAGCTCCACAAGCAAATATGCTTCTGAATCCGCCTTGCCTGGGGGAGTTGAACGCTATTTTGACACCCTTGTACTCATACTAAAACAGATTAGAGATAACGATTCTACATCCGAGGGGTTAGTGGATTGGATGATGCGGCAATTCCCACAAGTAACTAGCCGCTCCGCTATCAATTCCCAATTGTCCACACTCGCCAGACTAGAATTATGGACACAAGTACACGATATTTGCAAACTCACCCCGACTGGCACAGCGTTGTTATCAACATACGAAACGAATATAGCGAACGCACAACAAATGATCATCGACCTTAAATATTCCATTTGCTTGGGTTATGCCGAGTTATTGGAATGCTTGAGTAGCGGTCCTAAAAGTTCAGAGGAACTAAGTAATCATTTGACACAAACTTTAGATGTGAATTGGACTAGCCCAAATCAATCTAGCTTTCGCATGTATTGGCTAAGAAGCTTAGGGTGTGTGGAACGTGAAGGCACCGAATATCGCTTGACCGAAGCCGGTTTTAACGCTTACCGGCGATTGCAAGTCGCCAACGAAATCAGTGCCAACTGTAATTCAGTCCCTGCGAAAACTGAAATAGAACTACTGCACCCGCCGTATGGGCAATCAGTACAGGAATTAGCGGATCGGTTGCAGAGCATGGCCACGATCGGAGGTGATGGCCGGGATTTCGAGGTGGTAACGGAAGCCGCATTTCAATTTCTCGGCTTCGACACGCAACTAATCAGCGGATCGGGAAATCCCGATGTGCTGATTTTTGCGAACATGGGGGAAAAATCGTATCGAGTGGTAATTGACTCCAAAAGTCGTACATCAGGAATAGTTCAGCAAAACGATGTGCACATTAATGTACTGTTACAACAAAAACAACGAGCGAGTGCTGATTTTGTAATGGTGCTGGGCGCTGCTTTTGCTGGAGGAAACTTGGAAGAATTCGCGAAATCCCATCAAGTGCGGCTGCTAAGCGTTCCAGAACTACACGAGTTGCTCATCGCACACGCCAGATCCGCTTTTACGCTAGACGGTCTACGCCAGTTATTTGATGGTGGCGGCAAAACTGACGAAAGCGTATTGAGCGATTTACTTAGTCAATCAGAAAGTCAAGGAGAGTTGATGCAAATTGCATATAAAGTTTTCGCCGCAGTTTTAAAATATCAGGATCGACCAGGCGCATTGCATACGGATTCCTTATTTTTCATTTTAGGCTGCGAACATCCTTTATCCACGATTCGCATGACTGTGGACTTTCTCACGTCCGAACTTATCTGTGGCTTGGGAGTTACACGCGGCGAGAGTTTGTATACTCGCGTATCCACACAAACCCTACTGAGAAAACTTGCGCAAATTAGTCGTGCAATGAGCGGCTGA